A stretch of Gloeocapsopsis sp. IPPAS B-1203 DNA encodes these proteins:
- a CDS encoding glycosyltransferase family 1 protein, translated as MHILIAALHRPEKPTGVCRYAINLAQCLASTETVSQVTLVIGKWQKHYFESSFNLNSDKIKLVDINIQNNSIARNLWFWFGLPRLVQQLRPTYVHLSFPLPFLRSLFRCPVVATIHDLYPYEYPENFGYQALFNRLFLQQCIHQSDGLTCVSQTTLASLNHFFPNIDPKKITCVIYNYVDFSEITPQPLLELKHKLYNPFLLTIGQHRKNKNLDLLIQSFALLLQQNKLPSSTKLVIVGSSGPETDNLSQLISQLSLEEQVLMVSAISDSELCWLYQNCQLFIIPSSTEGFCIPLAEALYLSCRVVCSAIPIFEEVGSEACIYFNLQDNPVKNLSQAITQALNQPHTNKNRDDRFSKANAANQYLKLYSKMHQFTHKLTSNAQTNTVPF; from the coding sequence ATGCATATTTTAATTGCTGCACTACATCGACCAGAAAAGCCAACTGGAGTTTGTCGATATGCGATTAATCTTGCTCAGTGTTTGGCAAGTACTGAAACAGTAAGCCAAGTCACTTTAGTCATTGGAAAATGGCAAAAGCATTATTTTGAGTCTTCTTTTAATCTTAATTCAGATAAAATCAAGCTAGTTGATATCAATATTCAAAATAACTCAATTGCTAGAAATCTGTGGTTTTGGTTCGGTTTACCCAGACTAGTACAGCAGCTTCGCCCTACGTATGTGCATTTATCCTTTCCATTACCATTTTTACGATCGCTCTTTCGTTGTCCTGTTGTTGCTACTATTCACGACCTTTATCCTTATGAATACCCAGAAAATTTTGGCTACCAAGCTTTGTTCAATCGCCTTTTTCTACAACAATGTATTCACCAAAGTGACGGATTGACGTGTGTTTCTCAAACAACATTAGCAAGCCTAAATCACTTTTTCCCAAATATAGACCCTAAGAAAATAACTTGTGTAATTTATAATTATGTCGATTTTAGTGAAATTACTCCTCAACCATTATTAGAACTAAAACACAAGTTATATAACCCATTTTTATTAACTATTGGTCAACATAGAAAAAACAAAAATTTAGATTTACTCATTCAATCTTTTGCCCTATTGCTACAACAAAATAAACTACCATCTTCTACTAAGCTTGTGATTGTAGGTAGTTCAGGACCCGAAACAGATAATCTTTCGCAATTAATCTCTCAATTGTCCTTAGAAGAACAAGTATTGATGGTATCGGCAATTAGTGATAGCGAGTTGTGCTGGTTATATCAAAATTGCCAATTGTTTATCATTCCTTCTTCAACAGAAGGTTTTTGTATTCCTTTAGCAGAAGCTTTGTATCTTTCTTGTCGAGTCGTTTGTTCAGCTATTCCCATCTTTGAAGAAGTGGGTTCTGAAGCTTGCATTTATTTTAATTTACAGGATAACCCAGTCAAAAATCTGTCTCAAGCTATTACCCAAGCACTAAATCAACCTCATACCAATAAAAACAGAGATGACCGATTTTCAAAAGCAAATGCAGCTAATCAATATTTAAAGCTATATTCTAAAATGCATCAATTTACACATAAATTAACTAGCAATGCTCAAACTAATACCGTTCCATTTTAA
- a CDS encoding ABC transporter substrate-binding protein has protein sequence MSDSLMRMSRRALLGAGLFAGTSLLLKGCGGNQATQTGGNRLVAATFTGSWEEAHRTILVPYFAQKTGTTINLVPQLAIDQVAQLTASANNPPYDVTLLDEGPFRNAPVEQILQPFPADESENFQDLLPQYQTKADEWGPTVAVQAIGIGYNTDRISTPPTSWEDLWRPEYAGRLGLVSMQSTVGTAFMVQLARMRGGGENNIEPAFEAIREILPNVAAVASNPGALSVLFQQGEIDIAPHYLNNMAPLTAAGTPVDWVVPEEGALLISPSMHIVRNPRERELAAAYIDAAISPEVQTQMASAPYYFVPTNSRAEISGFIAERLGSTTEAVVEKLVPLDWQTISKNLPTWIERFNREVVV, from the coding sequence ATGTCTGATTCTTTAATGAGGATGTCTCGTCGTGCCTTATTAGGTGCTGGACTATTTGCGGGAACAAGCTTATTACTTAAAGGTTGTGGTGGAAACCAAGCAACACAGACAGGTGGTAATAGACTCGTTGCGGCAACATTTACAGGAAGTTGGGAGGAAGCACATCGAACAATTTTAGTGCCTTACTTTGCCCAGAAAACCGGAACAACAATTAATTTAGTACCACAATTGGCAATTGACCAAGTAGCACAACTCACAGCATCAGCTAATAATCCTCCATACGATGTAACACTCTTAGATGAAGGACCATTTCGTAATGCTCCAGTTGAGCAAATATTACAACCCTTCCCTGCCGATGAGAGCGAAAACTTTCAAGATTTGTTACCGCAGTATCAAACAAAAGCTGATGAATGGGGACCTACTGTAGCCGTGCAAGCGATCGGTATCGGTTACAATACTGACCGGATTTCTACACCGCCTACTTCATGGGAAGACTTGTGGAGACCAGAATATGCAGGTCGGCTTGGACTTGTTAGTATGCAAAGTACGGTGGGAACTGCTTTTATGGTGCAACTTGCAAGAATGCGCGGTGGTGGGGAAAATAATATTGAACCAGCTTTTGAGGCAATTCGAGAAATCTTACCAAACGTCGCTGCGGTTGCGTCTAATCCTGGTGCGCTCTCGGTTTTGTTTCAGCAAGGAGAAATTGATATCGCCCCGCATTATTTGAATAATATGGCTCCACTTACAGCCGCAGGAACCCCAGTTGATTGGGTTGTACCTGAAGAAGGCGCATTACTAATTAGCCCGTCAATGCATATTGTCAGGAATCCGAGGGAACGCGAACTTGCTGCTGCATACATTGATGCGGCAATTAGCCCTGAGGTGCAAACGCAAATGGCTTCAGCACCTTATTATTTTGTGCCGACAAACAGCAGGGCGGAAATTTCAGGTTTCATTGCCGAAAGACTAGGTAGCACAACAGAAGCTGTAGTTGAGAAGCTTGTACCACTCGATTGGCAAACAATTAGTAAAAACTTACCAACGTGGATTGAACGTTTCAATCGTGAAGTTGTCGTTTAA